The Meiothermus sp. genome segment GCATGTTTGTAAATCACCACCCGCTCGTTCAAACCCTTGGCCCGCGCTGTTCGAATGTAGTCTTGCGAGAGCACGTCCAGCATCTGGCCGCGCATGACGCGCATGAGGCCGGCCAGACCCGAAGTGCCCACCACAATGACCACCGGGAAGGCGTGCCAGAGTACGTTGTTGGCCCTGGCCCAAAGGGGCGACTCGGTATAGGGCAGCCGTTCGGGCAAGCCCGGCCCTTGCAACAGCGGCCAGAGCATCAGCAAAGCGCTCATGCCAAACAGCACCAGCCCCACCCAGATGCCAAACGTGGCCGTTTGCTTGCGTTGCACACGCCACCAGAACATCCCGGCAAAAACCAGGGTGCCCAGCAAGGCCGGCGGAAAGAGTATCTGGGCCGCCCGGGTCATGTTACCCAGATGAAGGAACTCGTCGGTCATGCCACCAATAGGCAAAATACGCATATTGGTAAGATCGGAGAGCCAAACTGCCAAAAAGAGCATGATGAGCCCAAAAAAGAAGTTGGGGATGGCCAGACCCAAAAAAGCCAGGACGGTGAAGGTTCGGTCGGGCCAGGTGTACTTGCGGATGGCCGAGTATACCCCAATGGGAATGGCGATCAGATAGATCATCAGGGTGGCCAGCACCACCAGAACCATAGAGTTCAGGATGCGCTGACCAATTACGCTCCACACATCGGATTTATACGAGAGCGATAGGCCCAGGTAGCCTTGCAGAATGCCGGATAGCCACTTGGCGTACTGCACCGGCAGGGGCTGATCAAGGCCCAACTGTTGGCGCAGGTTGGCAATAGATTCACGGTCTTGGGTAGGGTCGAGCTCGAGCCGGGTTACAAAATCGCCCGGCGCAAGCTGTATAACCAGAAAGGCCAGCAGGGTAGCCCCAAAAAAAGTGGGGATAAGCTGGAGCAGCCTCCGTACAACATAGCCAAACATAGCACCTCAGCATGAAGGCAAGGGGTGGCCAGCCACCCCTTGCCCCCAAAGGCAGTTACTCCTTGGCAAAAATGGTCTCGATGTAGGGGGCCTGTCCGTTAATAGAGTTGATCTGCTCCTTGGGGAACATACCACCCAGTCGGGTCAGGCGGGCCGGGTTGTAGGCCGGGGCCACGGTATAGATGAGCGGCAGATTCTCGGCCACCACCTTCTGGAACTGCACGTAAATCTGACGGCGCTGGGCCTGGTCGAGGGTGGTAGCACCGCGCTTCATCAAGGTATCGATGAGCACTTCGAAGGCCTCCACCTTGGCCGGATTTTTACCACCCGTGCCCAGGTTCCAGGCGTGCAGCGAGCCGTTGAGTTCCCACACGTTGCGGCTGAAGGCGGGTTCGATGCCGCCGGTAAGGCCGATCAGAATGGCATCGAAATCGCGGGTACCATCGGCGGCGGGGCTGGTCAGCTGACGCACCAGCTCGTTGAAGTCGATGGGGCGGTATTCGACCTTGACCCCAACCTTGCGGGCTTCGTCACGGAAGATCTGGGCGATGCGCTCGCGCACGTTGTTGCCCTGGTTGGTCACCAGGTTGAACTCCAGCACCTTGCCCTGGGCGTTCACCAGCCAGCCGTCGCGGTTTTTGCTGCGGAAACCCAGTTCGGCCAGGAGCTGCGCGGCCTTTTGCGGGCTGAACTCGAACTTGGCCACATCGTCGGTGAAAAAGGCTTTGTTAGGAATGGAGATGGGGCTCCACTGGGCCTGACCCAAGCCGCCCAGGGCCACCTCGATCATGGACTTCTTGTCCATCAGGTGGGCCATGGCCCGGCGGAACTTAACCTGACGGAACAGGTTTTCCTTGAAGGAGTCCTTGTTGTTCCAGTTGAAGACGATAAAGTTGGTACCCAGAGTAACGTCTACGTTGGGGAAGATTTCGGCCCGCAGGCGATTAGCACGGATGCGCTCCAAAACCTGCGCCACCTGGTCGGCGTTGGCGGCTGAGAAGGTATCGGCCTCCCCGGCCAGGAAGCGCGCAAGCTGGGCGTTCAGGTCGGGCACAATCTGGAAGGTGTAGCGCTCGAGGTAGGCCACCGGGTTGTTGCGTTCGTCCACCCCCCAGTAGTTGGGGTTGCGCACCAGTACCACCCGCTCACCCTTGACGTAGCTATCGAGCTTGAAGGGGCCGCCCGAGACCACCTGGGCCGCTGGCGTATCCAGGTTCCAAAGGGCCTGAAGCTGCTGCACCCCAGCCCGGTAAGCAGGGCCAAAAACGTGTTCGGGCACGATATACCAGCCCTGGATCAAAGCCGGTGCATAGGGCTTGGGGAAGTCGGCCCGCACCGTAAACTGATCTACCTTGGTCCAGCGGATCGGCTGGCCATCAAGGATGAAGCTGCTACGCGAGTTGGAGTTGACCCGCTGATCGGCGTGGACGGTGGCACTAAAAATCACATCGTCGGCGTCGATAGCCTGTCCGTCGGACCACTTGGCCCCTTCACGCAGCTTGAAAATCACAGTCAAGCCGTTGTTACGGACTTCCCACGACTTAGCCAGCCGGCCCTCTGGGGCCTGGGTATAGGGGTCATAGGTCGTCAGGTAGGGCAAAAAGAGGGCAATGATGTCGGTTGAGGAAGTCTCCCGTGCTACAAAGGGGTTCCAGGTACGCGGGTCGGAGATGGAGGTGATGCGGTAGGCACCCCCCGCCCGGCCCGGCTCGGTGCCCTTGAACACCTTGGGCTGGGCCAGCGCCAACCCGGCCAGGGCGAGCATTCCTAAGACTAGCAGTTTCTTCATTTCAAGCCTCCTGATATCTAACAGTTCACCACCCTCGCTGCTTCAGGGGAAGATACACAACGAGATGGACTTGGTACAAAGCTATAAAGCCATCCTGCGGCTGTCAAGGGCTTGTGGGTGAATTTGTACCTGGAATTCATCCACCAAACGGTGGATGGGTTTACACCAGTGCTCCACTGCTCCAACATGAAAACGCCCTCCAGCACGGCTGAAGGGCTCTTTTGGGTGAGGGATTTAACCAACCGCTTACCGGTTAAAAAACCGGAACGAAAAGGCCAGGATCACAAAGATGGCGCCCAGAACCACGGTGATGCGGTATAGACCGCCCGTTACGCCACGGGTACTGAAGAGGTCGGTCGAACCGCCAAACATATCGCCGGCACCCTGTTTGGGTTCTTGCGAAAGCACCAGGTAGACCAGAAATCCGGCCACGGCGATGTAAAGAAAAATCAGGATGTTTTGAAGAATTTCCACTGCATGCCTCCACTAGCGGTGCTGATTGGTGCCGGGAATGGGACTCGAACCCACACGGCTGTTAACCGTCCGATTTTGAGTCGGGTGCGTCTACCAATTCCGCCATCCCGGCACGCGGGGAAAAGTTCTGGCATACTCGCCAGCAAGACTAAACTATAGTGCCTTTTGTACGGATTCGCAAGCCGAGCATCACCCAGGCCCCCGCCAGCACTACCGCCCAGTCTCCCCAGCGCACGTACGGCGTCGGGCTTTTTAACAGGGCAAACTGCCCCGCCAGAAAGCCGGCCTCGCGCTGGGGAATGCGGGCCGTAACCCGGCCAAAAGGGTCTATGATGGCGGTTACGCCATCGTTGCCGGCCCGGAGCAACCACCGACCGGTTTCGACAGCCCGCAGGCGGCCCATCTGAAAATGTTGCAAACCCCCAAAGCTGGGGCCGTACCAGGCATCGTTGGAGCCGAGTTCCAAAACCTCTGCACCGTTCAAAACCAGCCTCCGCGCCACCGCTGGGAAGACCGATTCATAGCAAATAAAAGCACCGTATTTGTCCAGGGGCGTATAGGCCGTGCCGGGCGTGCGGCTGCCCAGATCGCCATCGAAGCCAAAAGCTCGGAAGAAGAAACGATACACTGGGCGCAGGGCTTCGCTCCAGGGAAAGTTCTCTCCGAAAGGTACCAGCCGATTTTTGTCGTAGAAGTGGGTGATCTGCCCCCCCACTACCCGTACCGCCCGGTTGGTGAAGCCGGTCTCGAGGCCACTCAAAAGCTCTCGGCTACCCAGCAAAGCCGGCAACTCGGGGGGAAAACTTGCTACGGCTGTCTCGGGCCAAACTACAACCTGGGCCTCGGGATGGGCTTGCAGGCCCTTGAGGGTAAGTTCCAGGTAGGTTTGCTGGGCAGAGAGGCCCTCGAGCTTTCGCAAGGGGTTGATGTTGCCCTGCACCAGCAAGGCGGTCAAGCTCCCCTGCGTAGCGGGCAGTGGGAGAAACCATAACCCTCCCCAAAACAACAGCGTACCCAGCAAACCCAGGCTGTGATAAGAAAAAACCACGCGCCCTCCTAGGGCACGCCTTCCGGCAAAGTACAGGCCGAGCGCCACCCCCAACACCAAAAGCGAAAGCAGGTAGACTCCGCCCAGGCTGGCAACCACCCGCCCCGGTGCGTCCACCAGCGCATAGCCCAAAAAGCCCCATGGGAAAGCAACTTCCCCCAAGGAGGTAAGGTATTCCTGCACCACCCACAGCCCCGCCCTGGCAAGGGGTTTGCCCCGGGTCAGGCCAAACACAACCCCCCAGATAGCGGCCTTGATCAAGACCAGCGGAAGATAGGGCACCGCACCCCAGGGCGTTTCAAACAGCACCACAAAACTAAGCGGTAGCCAGACCAGATGCACCGCCCAGAAGCCAATTCCGGCCAGCAAGCCAAAGCGAAAGCCCCCCCGCGTCAGGAGCCAGATCAGGGGCAGCGGGGCCAGGAAGCCCAGTGGCGTGGGTGGCAGACAGAGCGCGAGCGCTACACCCAAAAAAAGAGGAAGCCAGAACTGCACCGCTAAAGCATACGCCGCCCGGTTGAAAAAAGCCTGAACACATAGCCCAAACAGCACGCTCGCCTCGGTGAAGGCTAAATGAGCCCCTTATTTGACTTTTTCATGGCAAAATGAAACAGCCATGCGGCTAGGGATCATCGCTGAAATTCACGCCAATCTTCCGGCGCTTGAAGCGGTACTGGAGGCTCTACGCAAAGAGGGCATTGATCAGGTGCTGGCCGTGGGGGATCTGGTGGGTTATGGCCCCCATCCACGCCAGGTAATCCGCAAGCTCGATAAGGAAGGCATCCCCTGTGTACCGGGGGCCGCCGACTTGCGGGTGGCTTATGCCCTTCCCTCCCCTGCCCGCGAAGGCATTGCCGAGACCACCATCGTCTGGACCCGCGAACAACTGGGCGCCCGCGAGATGCATTTTTTGCGCAACCTGCGCTCGCGCCACCGCTACGAAACCCCCGGGGGCCGCCTGATGGTGTTTCACGGCTCGCCAGAGGATCCCGAACACAAGATAGATCTCAACGATGCACACCCGGCAGAAATTTTGAAAATGCTGGAAAGCATCCGCTCACGTTATGCGGTGGTCGCGGGCAAGCACATCCCCTTTCGCCGGGTGGTGCACAAAGGGGTAGTCTACGACCCCGGTTCGGTGGGCTTGAGCCTGGGGGGTGAGCCTGGGGCCGACGTACTGATTCTGGAAGATGACATTCACGGCGAGGTGCTCCACCGCTTTTTGAAGGTTCCCTATGATTATGGCCAGGTTACCTTCGACCTAGCTGCCTGGGAGTTGCCGGAGGTGCTGGCCGAGGTGGTTCGACAGGGGCGGTTCCCTAAATAGAAGGTTTCTTGGCTGCTATAACGATTCCTTCCTGGCCAACAGCAACACCCGGCTTAGCTATAGCCTGACCGACCCCGACGGTGCTCCCAGCAGCCAGTACACGGTGGTCTGGCGGCTCACCTACGGCAGCCAGAGCTGGACCATTGTGCCCAGTACCAGTCGGTTAGTTCGGCGCCGGATGGCGGCGAACTAACAGGGCCGAAGTTATCCCCGTAGCGGAGGGCGATACCGCCCCTTGGAAGTTATCTGCGTAGCGGAGGGCGTAAGCCCCTTGGAAGGGAGACGCTTTCTTCGCCGACCGTTCGGGAGGGGTGTGCTCTAGGATTCAAAAAGATAGCCTCTGGGGGTCTTTGGTTTGGATGGTTATCTTTTTGAATCCGGTATGATTTACCAATCGCTCAATACTGCCTTTCCAACCACCCCCGCGCCACCCCCACCACCAAAGGCTCTGGGTCTTGCAGTAGCGGAATAACCGAGCCCAAATCGCCCAGGCGGGCCAGCGCCTCGGCGGCTGTAGCCCGCACCAGTGGGTTGACGTCACGGGCCCCCTGACGCACCAGGGGTAGGTAGTCGGGGTTGCCCAGGTTGGCCAGGACCACCAGAGCGTTGCGGGCCATGCGGGTACGGCCAGGGCGTAGGAAAACCGTGCCGGCATACTTGCGCTGGAAGGCTTTGGAGGAGAGGTAAAAAAAATCCTCCAGGTTGGGGTAGACCAGCTCGGGCTCTGGCACAAAGCCCTGCCAGAAGGATTGGGCCCTGCGGTTCCAGGGGCACACCTCCTGGCAGATGTCACAGCCAAAGAGCCAGTCCCCCATACCCGTCCACAGCTCGGCAGGGATGGGGCCCCGGTGTTCAATGGTCCAGTAGCTGATGCAGCGCCTCGAGTCCAGCGTTCCATCGCCCAGTAGGGCCCCGGTGGGGCAGCCCGTCACACAGCGCCTACAGATGCCACAGCGATTGGGGTATAGCCCTCCTGCTGACGCAGGGGGCAGGGAGGTGAGCAGCACGGCCAGGGTCAGGTAGGTGCCCTCGCCCATCCGCATCAGCATGGCGTTGCGCCCAATCCAGCCCAGGCTGCCCTGCACCGCATACGAACGCTCGGAAAAGGGGCCGGTGTCCACGTAGCCCCTGGCTTGCAGGCCCAGGCTTTGGGCGAGGCGCTCGAGGTCTTGCAAGTAGGGCTGAATCAGCAGGTGGTAGTCCCGCACCCAGGCATAGCGGGCCACCCGGCCTATACGAACCCCGCCCGGAGGTCGCTTGGGCGGCGGGTAGGCATGGGGTGCTGCCAGCACCAGCACACTCTTCGCCCAGCCAAATCGGCTTCTGGGGCTGAGTCGGGTACTCAGATTTTGGTTCAGGTAAGCCATTTCGGCCTGCCGACCCAAAGCAAGCCAGGCCTGGTAGCGTGCTTGAGTGTCCTGCGGCAAATCCACCTGGGCCCAGGCCGTCAAAAAGCCCTGCTGCTGCGCGGCCTGGGTAAGGATTTCCGCCGCATTCACACCCCGATTGTGCGGGGTTTAGTGGGCAAATACAAGTTCTATCAGGTATTGCGGGCCGCACACCCGCAGCCATAGGCCATCGGCTGTTGGCGGGTGTTCAGCGCCTAACTTACCGGCAAGGTCACCGAAGCGGTAGTGCCCTGCCCGGGCTGGCTGACAATCTGGATGGCGCCCTGAGGCTATCTTTTCTCTTTCAAGGGGCGGTACGCCCTCCGCTACGCGGATAACTTCGGTCGGGTTAGTTCGTCACCCTTCGGTGACGAACTAACCGAATCTGGTATCAAAGCCGGCCTTGGCAATGGCCTCGAGCTTACTCTTAAGGTCGCCGCTGAGCGAAACCGTAGCAATGGAGGTGCGCATCACCCCTCCCAAACCAGCACCGCCTTGGCCTGGGGCAGCCGGCCTTGCAGCAGTTCGTTGAAGGTGTCCTGGTAGGTGCGGAAGGGCCGCACCACCGCCAGGCCTTCGGGTACCTGGGCCACCAGGGCCACTGCCCGAGCAAAGTCGTCGTGGGTGAAGACATACGCCCCTTTGAGGCCGATTTCCTGCAGAACCGCGCGCTGCAGCGGCAGCAAAGCTTCGGTGGCCTCGAGGCCCACCAGCACCACGCAGCCCCCGGACTCTACCGCGTTGACCGCCAGCCCCACCGTAGAAGCGCTCCCCACACAGTCCAGCGCCACCTCAAAGAGACCCTGGGGGGCCTCCTGTACTTCCTGAATGAACTCGAGGCCCCGCAGCCAGGCCTGGCGCAAAGGGTTGCGCTCGGCCACAACCACCTCCGCCCCGGCTCGAGCCAGCAGCCAGGCCGCCAGGGTGCCGATGGCCCCCCCGCCTATCACCAGCACCCGCCGCCCCAGCACCGGCCCGGCCAGATCGACCGCCCGCAGGGCCACCGCCAGCGGCTCGCATAGGGCACCCTTCCAGTAGGTAAGCCCTTCGGGCAGGGGGTAGAGCTGGGCTAAGGGCAGCCGTAGCTGTTGGGCAAACCCCCCCCGGTGGTGAAAGCCCACATTGGTGCGGTGGGGGCACAGGTTCGAAAGACCCCTTCGGCAGCGGTCGCAGCGCCCACAGGCCACCAGTGGATTCACCGCCACCATGCGGCCTACCCAGTCCTCGGGGCCTTCCAGCACCCGAGCCGCAATCTCGTGCCCCAGAATCAGGGGTGGCAGCCAGCGGGCCCGCATGGCCGGACTGCCCTTATAAACACTCAGGTCGCTGCCGCACACTCCGCAGGCTGCCACCTGCAAAAGCATCCCCCCTTCCTGGGGGACAGCCAGCTCCTTTAGAGAAAGCCGCCCAAAGTCTTCCAAGACCACCGCTTGCATCAGGCACGCTCCTCCGCCGGCCAGCGCAGCCAGGCCCACCAACCCCGCCGAAGACCCAGCACACCCACCACCATGGCCACGTTCAGGAAGGCCAGCAACAAGGCCAGGGGTCGCTCAAAAAAGCTCAGAAGGTTCCAGTGGGTCTTGATCATGCTGACCATAAAGTGCTGTTCTAGAAGGGGGCCCAGCACCATCCCCAGCACCACCAGCCCCAGGGGAAAGCCCCCCTGCCGTAGCACAAAGCCCAGCGCCCCCAGTACGGCCAGCAGGTAGAGGTCGAAGGGGTTGTTGTTCACCGCGTAAGCGCCCACCACGCACAAGCCCAGCACCACCCCCATCAGCACCCGGGTGGGAATCTTGAGCAGGTTCTGCACAATCAGGGCACTCAGATACCCTCCCAGGGGCATCACCAGCACGCTCACCAGGAAGAAAGCCAGGTAAATCTGAAGCACCAGCGCACCGTGTTTGTTGAATAGCTCCGGGCCGGGGGTAATGCCCAGGGCTAGAAACATCCCCAACAGAATGGCGGTCAGCGTATCGCCGGGTAGCCCCAGGGCCATCGCCGGAATCCAGGCCCCCGCCACGGCGGCGTTGTTGGCGCTGCTGCCATCCAGCGCTACCTGTTCGGGCTGGCCTTTGCGCATCCGGCGCAGGTTACTGGAAATCCAGGCCGCAATGTCGGAGCCGGCCCCCGGCAAGAACCCCACGAACGTGCCCAGCACCGAGGAGCGTACCAGGCTCCCGCGCTCTGTCCAGCAAAAGCGACCGGCCTCCCCAAAATACTGACGGAGGATGGAGCCTCGGCCCAGCCCCTGGGTTTGGGGGCCATGGGAGCTGTTTTTGTAAAGCAGGTGGTGCAGAACCTCGCTCACCCCAAAGAAAGCGATGAGGGCCACAATAAAGTCAATCCCGCCCAGCAACTCGCGCTGGCCGAAGGTAAAGCGGGGGTTGCCCAGGGCCGGGTCATAGCCGATGGTGGCCAGCAACATGCCCAGGCCAAAAGCAATAGCCCCCTTGAGTACCCTGGGCACCGCCAGAATGCCGCTCAGTATGCCCAACAGCACCAGCCAG includes the following:
- the queG gene encoding tRNA epoxyqueuosine(34) reductase QueG, translating into MNAAEILTQAAQQQGFLTAWAQVDLPQDTQARYQAWLALGRQAEMAYLNQNLSTRLSPRSRFGWAKSVLVLAAPHAYPPPKRPPGGVRIGRVARYAWVRDYHLLIQPYLQDLERLAQSLGLQARGYVDTGPFSERSYAVQGSLGWIGRNAMLMRMGEGTYLTLAVLLTSLPPASAGGLYPNRCGICRRCVTGCPTGALLGDGTLDSRRCISYWTIEHRGPIPAELWTGMGDWLFGCDICQEVCPWNRRAQSFWQGFVPEPELVYPNLEDFFYLSSKAFQRKYAGTVFLRPGRTRMARNALVVLANLGNPDYLPLVRQGARDVNPLVRATAAEALARLGDLGSVIPLLQDPEPLVVGVARGWLERQY
- a CDS encoding metallophosphoesterase, coding for MRLGIIAEIHANLPALEAVLEALRKEGIDQVLAVGDLVGYGPHPRQVIRKLDKEGIPCVPGAADLRVAYALPSPAREGIAETTIVWTREQLGAREMHFLRNLRSRHRYETPGGRLMVFHGSPEDPEHKIDLNDAHPAEILKMLESIRSRYAVVAGKHIPFRRVVHKGVVYDPGSVGLSLGGEPGADVLILEDDIHGEVLHRFLKVPYDYGQVTFDLAAWELPEVLAEVVRQGRFPK
- a CDS encoding tripartite tricarboxylate transporter permease; the encoded protein is MNFLSPEALLALLLGSLYGAIFGAIPGLTATLAISLAIPVLLFLGPEVALAALIGITATAIFAGDIGSVLVRMPGTPASAAYTEELHEVARRRSPAFALGLSALPSAIGSLIGLGFLVVGSLGLVALARQFSSFEYFWLVLLGILSGILAVPRVLKGAIAFGLGMLLATIGYDPALGNPRFTFGQRELLGGIDFIVALIAFFGVSEVLHHLLYKNSSHGPQTQGLGRGSILRQYFGEAGRFCWTERGSLVRSSVLGTFVGFLPGAGSDIAAWISSNLRRMRKGQPEQVALDGSSANNAAVAGAWIPAMALGLPGDTLTAILLGMFLALGITPGPELFNKHGALVLQIYLAFFLVSVLVMPLGGYLSALIVQNLLKIPTRVLMGVVLGLCVVGAYAVNNNPFDLYLLAVLGALGFVLRQGGFPLGLVVLGMVLGPLLEQHFMVSMIKTHWNLLSFFERPLALLLAFLNVAMVVGVLGLRRGWWAWLRWPAEERA
- the secG gene encoding preprotein translocase subunit SecG — encoded protein: MEILQNILIFLYIAVAGFLVYLVLSQEPKQGAGDMFGGSTDLFSTRGVTGGLYRITVVLGAIFVILAFSFRFFNR
- a CDS encoding ABC transporter substrate-binding protein — protein: MKKLLVLGMLALAGLALAQPKVFKGTEPGRAGGAYRITSISDPRTWNPFVARETSSTDIIALFLPYLTTYDPYTQAPEGRLAKSWEVRNNGLTVIFKLREGAKWSDGQAIDADDVIFSATVHADQRVNSNSRSSFILDGQPIRWTKVDQFTVRADFPKPYAPALIQGWYIVPEHVFGPAYRAGVQQLQALWNLDTPAAQVVSGGPFKLDSYVKGERVVLVRNPNYWGVDERNNPVAYLERYTFQIVPDLNAQLARFLAGEADTFSAANADQVAQVLERIRANRLRAEIFPNVDVTLGTNFIVFNWNNKDSFKENLFRQVKFRRAMAHLMDKKSMIEVALGGLGQAQWSPISIPNKAFFTDDVAKFEFSPQKAAQLLAELGFRSKNRDGWLVNAQGKVLEFNLVTNQGNNVRERIAQIFRDEARKVGVKVEYRPIDFNELVRQLTSPAADGTRDFDAILIGLTGGIEPAFSRNVWELNGSLHAWNLGTGGKNPAKVEAFEVLIDTLMKRGATTLDQAQRRQIYVQFQKVVAENLPLIYTVAPAYNPARLTRLGGMFPKEQINSINGQAPYIETIFAKE
- a CDS encoding ABC transporter permease yields the protein MFGYVVRRLLQLIPTFFGATLLAFLVIQLAPGDFVTRLELDPTQDRESIANLRQQLGLDQPLPVQYAKWLSGILQGYLGLSLSYKSDVWSVIGQRILNSMVLVVLATLMIYLIAIPIGVYSAIRKYTWPDRTFTVLAFLGLAIPNFFFGLIMLFLAVWLSDLTNMRILPIGGMTDEFLHLGNMTRAAQILFPPALLGTLVFAGMFWWRVQRKQTATFGIWVGLVLFGMSALLMLWPLLQGPGLPERLPYTESPLWARANNVLWHAFPVVIVVGTSGLAGLMRVMRGQMLDVLSQDYIRTARAKGLNERVVIYKHALRNAVIPFIAGIGGLLPGLIGGAGLVEVTMAWPGITPALLEAISAIDIYVIMGLITITTVLLMIGNVVSDLLLAWVDPRIRYS
- the lnt gene encoding apolipoprotein N-acyltransferase codes for the protein MQFWLPLFLGVALALCLPPTPLGFLAPLPLIWLLTRGGFRFGLLAGIGFWAVHLVWLPLSFVVLFETPWGAVPYLPLVLIKAAIWGVVFGLTRGKPLARAGLWVVQEYLTSLGEVAFPWGFLGYALVDAPGRVVASLGGVYLLSLLVLGVALGLYFAGRRALGGRVVFSYHSLGLLGTLLFWGGLWFLPLPATQGSLTALLVQGNINPLRKLEGLSAQQTYLELTLKGLQAHPEAQVVVWPETAVASFPPELPALLGSRELLSGLETGFTNRAVRVVGGQITHFYDKNRLVPFGENFPWSEALRPVYRFFFRAFGFDGDLGSRTPGTAYTPLDKYGAFICYESVFPAVARRLVLNGAEVLELGSNDAWYGPSFGGLQHFQMGRLRAVETGRWLLRAGNDGVTAIIDPFGRVTARIPQREAGFLAGQFALLKSPTPYVRWGDWAVVLAGAWVMLGLRIRTKGTIV
- a CDS encoding zinc-binding dehydrogenase, producing MQAVVLEDFGRLSLKELAVPQEGGMLLQVAACGVCGSDLSVYKGSPAMRARWLPPLILGHEIAARVLEGPEDWVGRMVAVNPLVACGRCDRCRRGLSNLCPHRTNVGFHHRGGFAQQLRLPLAQLYPLPEGLTYWKGALCEPLAVALRAVDLAGPVLGRRVLVIGGGAIGTLAAWLLARAGAEVVVAERNPLRQAWLRGLEFIQEVQEAPQGLFEVALDCVGSASTVGLAVNAVESGGCVVLVGLEATEALLPLQRAVLQEIGLKGAYVFTHDDFARAVALVAQVPEGLAVVRPFRTYQDTFNELLQGRLPQAKAVLVWEG